From the Bacillota bacterium genome, one window contains:
- a CDS encoding GerMN domain-containing protein, with the protein MPLQRMRAVLAAPVALLMLVLLLASAGCTGSAVQNDVNQLKERVGKLEQELAALRASLDALTQELRGTRVTIYLRAPGEDLLVPVTRTVPHGEDPPTAALRALVAGPQPGERAEAVLPAAVKVRSVQTKEGTATADFSSDIMRMNVGSMGEALAVAAIVNTLTEFPQIRQVQILVEGRKVESLAGHVDVSRPLTRNEKLIKR; encoded by the coding sequence GTGCCCCTGCAACGGATGCGGGCAGTACTTGCGGCCCCGGTGGCGCTGCTTATGCTCGTCCTGCTTCTCGCCAGCGCGGGCTGCACCGGTTCGGCCGTGCAGAACGACGTCAACCAGCTCAAGGAACGGGTGGGAAAGCTCGAGCAGGAACTGGCGGCCCTGCGGGCTTCCCTGGATGCACTCACCCAGGAGCTGCGGGGGACCAGGGTCACCATCTACCTGCGGGCGCCGGGCGAGGATCTCCTGGTGCCGGTGACACGGACGGTACCGCACGGGGAGGACCCGCCCACGGCCGCCTTGCGGGCACTGGTAGCCGGACCGCAGCCCGGGGAGAGGGCGGAGGCCGTCCTGCCGGCAGCGGTGAAGGTGCGGTCGGTGCAGACGAAAGAGGGTACGGCCACAGCGGACTTCTCCAGTGACATCATGCGTATGAACGTGGGTTCCATGGGAGAAGCACTGGCGGTGGCCGCCATCGTCAACACCCTCACCGAGTTCCCCCAAATACGCCAGGTGCAGATCCTGGTGGAAGGTAGGAAGGTGGAGTCGCTTGCCGGCCACGTGGACGTCTCCCGCCCGCTGACCAGGAACGAGAAGCTGATCAAGCGCTGA
- the pepF gene encoding oligoendopeptidase F, with amino-acid sequence MPKRLTRAELPVEQTWNLADIFPTVEAWEAELAVVSADMPTVTRYAGRLSEGAGTLLACLEALEELQERFGRVASYALLSQSADGTSPANQAMAARAMSLGARIQAETSFIRSEILALPEGTVEDYLAREPGLASFRRFLERILADRPHALSPETERALAALGEVLDAPGMIYRRSKSSDMTFEPVRDGQGNELPMSFAIYEGHYERSPDTVLRRNAFASFTKGLKAYQNTYAATWATEVRKNVVMARLRGYPSATHMILDRQEVTLDVYNNLHDIILHDLAPHMRRYVALRRRVLGLDRILYCDIEAPLDPEFNPSTTFAEAAEIILKGLSVLGPDYSGIMASGLRNRWIDWGDNIGKSTGAFCNSVYGVHPYILITWTNSLHDVLTLAHELGHGGHGVLSQRQHLLLNSRPSMFFIEAPSTLNSLLVADSILAEATDRRVRRWVIMQLLGIYYHNFVRHLIEGELQRRMYALAEKDEPITASVLSRVQGEILEEFWGGEVEIEDGARLTWMRQPHYYSGLYPYTYSAGLTIATAVARAIREEGEPAVKRWLEVLKAGGTRKPLELAQMAGVDMTRPEPIRAAVAYVGSLVDEVVNSF; translated from the coding sequence ATGCCCAAGCGTCTCACCCGTGCAGAGCTGCCCGTGGAACAAACCTGGAACCTGGCGGACATCTTCCCGACTGTGGAGGCCTGGGAAGCAGAACTGGCCGTGGTATCCGCCGACATGCCCACCGTGACCCGCTACGCGGGCAGGCTCAGCGAGGGGGCCGGCACCCTCCTCGCCTGCCTGGAGGCCCTGGAGGAGCTGCAGGAGCGGTTCGGCAGGGTCGCCTCGTACGCCTTGCTCAGCCAGTCCGCGGACGGCACCTCCCCGGCGAACCAGGCCATGGCCGCCCGGGCCATGAGCCTGGGCGCCCGCATCCAGGCCGAAACCTCGTTCATCCGTTCCGAGATCCTCGCCCTGCCCGAAGGAACCGTGGAAGATTACCTGGCCCGGGAACCCGGGCTGGCCAGCTTCCGCCGTTTCCTGGAGCGTATCCTGGCCGACAGGCCCCATGCGCTGAGCCCGGAGACCGAGCGGGCCCTTGCCGCATTGGGCGAAGTCCTCGATGCACCGGGGATGATCTACCGCCGCTCGAAGAGTTCCGACATGACCTTCGAACCGGTCAGGGACGGTCAGGGGAACGAGTTACCCATGTCCTTCGCCATCTACGAGGGTCATTACGAGCGTTCGCCCGACACTGTCCTGCGCCGCAACGCCTTCGCCTCCTTCACGAAGGGCCTGAAGGCCTACCAGAACACCTACGCCGCCACCTGGGCCACCGAGGTGCGCAAGAACGTGGTGATGGCGCGGCTCCGGGGCTATCCGTCGGCCACCCACATGATCCTTGACCGGCAGGAGGTCACCCTGGACGTTTACAACAACCTTCACGACATAATTCTCCACGATCTTGCCCCCCACATGCGCCGTTACGTGGCGCTCCGCCGGCGGGTCCTCGGCCTGGACAGGATCCTTTACTGCGACATCGAGGCGCCGCTCGACCCCGAGTTCAACCCGTCCACCACCTTTGCCGAGGCCGCCGAAATCATCCTGAAGGGCCTGTCGGTCCTGGGGCCGGACTACTCCGGGATCATGGCGAGCGGCCTCAGGAACCGCTGGATCGACTGGGGCGACAACATCGGGAAGTCGACGGGCGCCTTCTGCAACTCGGTATACGGCGTCCACCCTTACATCCTCATCACCTGGACCAACAGCCTGCACGATGTCCTCACGCTGGCGCACGAGCTGGGCCACGGGGGGCACGGCGTGCTGTCGCAGCGTCAGCACCTCTTGCTCAACAGCCGGCCGTCCATGTTCTTCATCGAGGCGCCGTCCACGCTCAACTCACTTCTCGTGGCCGACAGCATCCTGGCCGAGGCCACCGACAGGCGCGTCCGTCGCTGGGTCATCATGCAGTTGCTCGGGATCTACTATCACAACTTCGTGCGTCACCTCATCGAGGGTGAACTGCAGCGCCGCATGTACGCCCTGGCCGAGAAGGATGAGCCCATTACCGCCAGCGTCCTCTCCCGGGTGCAGGGGGAAATCCTGGAGGAGTTCTGGGGTGGAGAGGTCGAGATCGAAGACGGTGCTCGGCTCACCTGGATGCGCCAGCCCCACTACTACAGTGGCCTCTACCCGTACACTTACTCGGCCGGCCTCACCATCGCCACCGCCGTGGCCCGGGCCATCCGGGAGGAGGGCGAGCCGGCCGTGAAGCGCTGGCTCGAGGTGCTCAAGGCCGGAGGTACGAGGAAGCCGCTGGAGCTGGCCCAGATGGCCGGGGTGGACATGACCCGGCCGGAACCCATCCGCGCTGCAGTGGCCTACGTGGGATCGCTGGTGGACGAGGTGGTCAACAGCTTCTAG